GTGCATATCCGGGTCTGTGCTCAATCTGTGCAGCAAGCATTCCATGGATTATAGATCTCAAATGCAGCGTATGTGGTAGAGCGGAAATCTGCCCAGACTGTCGGAGGACACCATTTGCCTATCGCTCATTTATGCTGAATCGTAGTGCTGTATCCTATACACCGGACATTCGGCAATGGCTGGCAGAATATAAATATCGCGGCAATGAACGATATGCCGGATTGTTTGGTGTTCTGATGGAGCATGGATATTACCGTATGCAAACAGAGTTGTCGTTGCATTATAACCGTTTCTGGCAACCGGATTTGATTACTTGGGTGCCTGCGAGTGCGGATCGGCTACAAAGTCGCGGATTTGATCAGGCGCAGGTAATGGCACAGCAGCTGGCAGACAAGCTACGTATTCCATGCTTGCCCTTATTGCAGCGCAACCGCCACACAGATAAACAAAGCTCTCAGGGACGTGCTGGAAGGCTGCGCAATGTGCAAGGCATCTTTTCATGTTTACCAGAGGCAAATGACTGGCTTGCACGATGGCAGCAGAATCAGGATAATGAACACTGTTATTCTCGTGGAGCTCATGTTCTACCTTTGTCCAGAGGTTTAGCATCTCGTCCTCTATCTTTAGCAAAAGCATTGCAAAATACCTTCCTATTAGGTCCTATAAAAGAAAAGCAGTCGCCGCGACCATTGCAGCTACTGCTTATCGATGATATTTATACGACAGGAAGTACGATCAATAGCTGTGCCTCCGCCTTGTTAGAGAGTGCACAGCGACAGGAGCAGCTCGCAATCTTTTCGCTTACGTGTGCGCGCTCTTGATAGTGCACGGCATGGATGTT
The sequence above is drawn from the Paenibacillus sp. JQZ6Y-1 genome and encodes:
- a CDS encoding ComF family protein, coding for MRVRNIFSFMQRQWQTIWQPQHDDCIACHRTMTSYGAYPGLCSICAASIPWIIDLKCSVCGRAEICPDCRRTPFAYRSFMLNRSAVSYTPDIRQWLAEYKYRGNERYAGLFGVLMEHGYYRMQTELSLHYNRFWQPDLITWVPASADRLQSRGFDQAQVMAQQLADKLRIPCLPLLQRNRHTDKQSSQGRAGRLRNVQGIFSCLPEANDWLARWQQNQDNEHCYSRGAHVLPLSRGLASRPLSLAKALQNTFLLGPIKEKQSPRPLQLLLIDDIYTTGSTINSCASALLESAQRQEQLAIFSLTCARS